In a single window of the Oscillatoria sp. FACHB-1406 genome:
- a CDS encoding relaxase/mobilization nuclease domain-containing protein, producing MICKINSSSSFKKTFDYLLKSTKQPRVIGGNVTEKTASELSAKFNAFAQRRTQVKKPVKHIAVAFAPEDGEIDDRTKRAIAHDIVKGMGYTSNQYVIIDHHRDDPGHDWVHDHDHIHIVVNSITFHGQRTSDSYETYRVQEIARKLEAQYNLVQLQSSWEVSMRRPTHGQVQRYKKETREYEEGLRDEPPKVIASQYIQEAIATASADKPTFSDFIHRLQEQGVEVYPKLVKGRTLPLGFSYTYEGVKIPGYKLKGSSFRKLLSERGVRFSPLRAPEGIRFADRPVLEEALQRSIAAIAEYEKAAATSETTTTPETDATPTAAAKSTKSTTSETAANPATTTTAAAAAATDEPAHRSSEPYPSAADNPSLASKSKMPKPKPEENRRPTTSKITGGQPEKEQPEIAAEITAAPVPPGTRTSDTQKYPLPPNTPEYEAYIAKTPPPPQQPKPPKRKKKKQMELE from the coding sequence ATGATTTGCAAGATTAACAGCAGCAGCAGCTTTAAAAAAACCTTTGATTACCTGCTCAAATCCACCAAACAACCTCGCGTAATCGGAGGGAACGTCACCGAAAAAACAGCATCAGAACTGAGTGCCAAGTTCAACGCCTTCGCCCAAAGACGAACCCAAGTCAAGAAACCCGTCAAACATATAGCCGTCGCCTTCGCCCCCGAGGACGGCGAAATAGACGATCGAACCAAACGAGCGATCGCTCACGACATCGTGAAAGGAATGGGCTACACCAGCAACCAGTACGTCATCATCGACCATCACCGGGACGACCCCGGACACGATTGGGTACACGACCACGACCACATCCACATCGTCGTTAACAGCATTACCTTCCACGGACAACGAACCTCAGATAGCTATGAAACCTACCGCGTTCAGGAAATCGCCCGGAAGCTAGAAGCCCAATACAATCTCGTTCAATTGCAATCGAGTTGGGAAGTTTCAATGCGCCGTCCCACCCACGGACAAGTGCAGCGGTATAAGAAAGAGACGCGGGAATACGAAGAAGGGCTGCGAGACGAACCCCCTAAAGTTATCGCCAGCCAATACATTCAAGAAGCGATCGCCACCGCCAGCGCCGATAAACCCACCTTTAGCGACTTCATCCACCGACTCCAGGAACAAGGCGTTGAAGTTTACCCGAAACTGGTGAAAGGGCGAACCCTGCCCCTCGGTTTCAGCTACACCTACGAGGGCGTAAAAATTCCCGGTTACAAGCTCAAAGGCAGCAGCTTCCGCAAACTCCTCTCCGAACGCGGGGTAAGATTTTCCCCTCTACGCGCGCCCGAAGGGATCCGCTTCGCGGATCGCCCCGTTCTCGAAGAAGCACTTCAACGCAGTATCGCTGCAATCGCTGAATACGAAAAAGCCGCTGCAACCTCCGAAACGACGACAACACCCGAAACTGATGCAACCCCGACGGCAGCGGCAAAATCTACAAAGTCTACAACCTCCGAAACCGCTGCAAACCCTGCAACAACAACAACCGCAGCAGCAGCAGCGGCAACAGACGAACCAGCGCACCGCTCTTCGGAGCCTTACCCGAGCGCAGCCGATAACCCGTCGCTGGCGAGCAAGTCTAAGATGCCGAAACCCAAGCCCGAAGAGAATCGCAGACCTACAACCTCTAAGATTACGGGCGGACAACCCGAAAAGGAACAACCCGAAATTGCAGCAGAAATTACTGCTGCACCCGTGCCACCCGGCACGCGTACCTCCGACACCCAGAAATACCCACTACCCCCCAATACCCCAGAATACGAGGCATACATTGCCAAAACCCCTCCACCCCCGCAACAGCCAAAGCCGCCGAAACGGAAAAAGAAGAAACAGATGGAACTGGAATAG
- a CDS encoding pentapeptide repeat-containing protein, whose product MISQPNSVAPSGDPESFTLLSEAGKPPQNFSGQDLSNRDFNHRDLAGMLFNGSDLNHAQLKGANLQDVQLCGANLTEAKLCGAQLPGAKLNGADLGRANLTGADLTGADLRRADFNRAELRDANFSNANVQGANFNGSSGLSDEAKLDLKNRGATFNHSVHSPDVKWWVQFVVVPIAVAVLGSSGLFAVFVARQPNSSAPLLPAQISPSAASAPVEKP is encoded by the coding sequence ATGATTTCTCAGCCCAATTCGGTCGCCCCTAGTGGCGATCCAGAGTCGTTTACCCTCTTATCTGAAGCAGGAAAACCTCCTCAAAACTTCAGCGGTCAAGACTTAAGCAACCGCGACTTTAACCACCGTGACCTCGCAGGAATGTTGTTCAACGGGAGCGACTTGAACCACGCCCAACTTAAAGGTGCAAACTTGCAAGACGTTCAACTCTGCGGGGCAAACTTAACCGAGGCTAAGTTGTGCGGCGCTCAACTGCCTGGTGCCAAGTTAAATGGAGCCGATCTCGGTCGAGCCAACCTCACAGGTGCAGACCTCACAGGTGCAGATTTGCGTCGTGCCGACTTCAACCGTGCCGAACTCCGCGATGCCAACTTCAGCAACGCCAACGTCCAAGGCGCAAACTTCAACGGCAGCAGCGGACTCAGCGACGAGGCCAAACTCGACCTGAAAAATCGTGGTGCGACTTTTAACCATTCTGTCCATTCCCCAGACGTGAAATGGTGGGTGCAGTTTGTCGTCGTGCCAATTGCCGTGGCGGTTCTGGGTAGCAGCGGTTTGTTCGCCGTCTTTGTCGCGCGACAGCCTAACAGTTCTGCGCCGCTGTTACCCGCTCAAATCAGTCCCTCGGCTGCGTCTGCTCCGGTCGAAAAACCATAG
- a CDS encoding four helix bundle protein codes for MVEKKRVRTHEDLEVYQRAFEAAMAIFELSKRFPLEERYSLTDQIRRCSRSVCANLAEAWRKRRYKAAFVAKLSDSEAEAAEVQVWLKFAVKCGYLELNTGRELYGTYNHILGSLVKMINQPEQWLL; via the coding sequence ATGGTGGAGAAGAAGAGGGTCAGAACTCACGAAGATTTGGAGGTTTATCAGAGAGCTTTCGAGGCGGCTATGGCAATTTTTGAGTTGTCAAAGCGGTTTCCCCTCGAAGAGCGATATTCCTTAACAGACCAAATTCGCCGTTGTTCCCGTTCTGTCTGCGCCAATCTCGCCGAAGCTTGGCGAAAGCGCCGATATAAAGCAGCATTCGTCGCTAAATTGAGCGATTCTGAGGCTGAAGCCGCAGAGGTTCAGGTGTGGCTGAAGTTTGCGGTTAAATGCGGGTATTTAGAACTCAATACCGGCAGGGAGCTTTATGGAACCTACAATCACATCCTGGGAAGCTTGGTCAAAATGATTAACCAACCCGAGCAATGGCTGCTTTGA
- a CDS encoding PDDEXK nuclease domain-containing protein, whose translation MKYQHLEQRVTQESPENLPERTEPEEAYRAMLDQVTELMEASRRKAARDLNSIMTITYWEIGRRIVESEQKGENRAEYGKKLIERLANDLTARFGRGFSQRNLEQMRRFYQLWSIPQTLSAESGRTDIEPKFPLPWSHYVQLLSVKSNEARSFYATEALQGGWSVRQLRRQISTQFYERTLLSRNKAAMLQQGSQSLPTEVVSPEEEIKEPFVLEFLDLKDEYSENDLEEALIRHIESFLLELGRDFAFLGRQRRLRIGDQWFRVDLLFFHRRLRCLVIIDLKLGEFTHADVGQMHLYLNYAREHWTYPDENPPVGLILCNRKDEAVAHYALEGLPNKVMAAEYQMALPDEKLLADELERTRQRIENRLKE comes from the coding sequence ATGAAGTACCAACATTTGGAGCAGCGCGTGACTCAAGAGTCCCCAGAGAACCTTCCCGAAAGAACCGAACCTGAAGAAGCCTACCGAGCCATGCTTGACCAAGTTACGGAGTTAATGGAAGCATCGCGTCGCAAGGCAGCCCGCGACCTCAACTCCATCATGACAATCACCTATTGGGAAATCGGGAGGCGCATTGTCGAATCCGAGCAGAAAGGGGAAAATCGGGCTGAATACGGCAAAAAGCTAATCGAGCGACTGGCTAATGACCTCACAGCGCGGTTCGGGCGAGGTTTCTCTCAGCGCAATCTCGAACAGATGAGGCGTTTTTACCAACTTTGGTCAATTCCGCAAACACTGTCTGCGGAATCTGGACGAACTGACATCGAGCCAAAATTCCCTTTGCCTTGGTCGCACTACGTCCAGTTACTATCGGTCAAATCCAACGAAGCTCGCTCCTTCTACGCCACCGAAGCCTTGCAAGGGGGATGGTCGGTTCGACAACTGCGGCGGCAAATCTCGACTCAATTCTACGAACGAACTTTGCTGTCTCGCAATAAGGCGGCGATGTTGCAGCAAGGAAGTCAGTCTCTTCCTACGGAAGTCGTTTCCCCCGAAGAAGAAATCAAAGAGCCGTTCGTTTTAGAATTTCTCGATCTTAAAGACGAGTATTCGGAAAACGACCTGGAAGAGGCACTGATTCGGCACATCGAGAGCTTTCTTCTGGAATTGGGACGAGACTTTGCCTTTCTCGGTCGTCAGCGTCGCTTGCGGATTGGCGACCAATGGTTTCGCGTCGATTTGTTGTTTTTTCACCGCCGCCTGCGCTGTCTAGTTATTATCGACTTGAAGCTGGGAGAGTTTACCCATGCCGATGTCGGTCAAATGCACCTGTATCTGAACTACGCGCGAGAACACTGGACGTATCCCGACGAAAATCCCCCCGTCGGGCTGATTCTGTGCAACAGAAAAGACGAGGCTGTAGCCCACTACGCTCTCGAAGGCTTGCCCAATAAGGTGATGGCTGCCGAATACCAGATGGCGTTGCCCGATGAAAAGTTGTTGGCAGATGAATTAGAGCGGACGCGCCAAAGAATTGAAAATCGCCTCAAAGAATGA
- a CDS encoding pentapeptide repeat-containing protein: protein MESSAKENLFPKLIKEIRDEIGITQKELGELLEPPIRAQSVGQWERGENEPDRKYWQQLAALLQMDVEEFYIYIGTGVRHKSSPTEKLIEKIHSLPLWQFKEVARFINERLMKVDEDKSAINSKHLALLKKGTKAWNRWRENNPDVRPELYGVDISSLGNIDLEGVDLSSADLREAKLECANLIGADLIGCNLENAQLESANLSRADLRSAKLKNANLSNAYLVSADLQGANLQGANLEWTSLQRANLKKTNSSQANLNGADLRWAILDNTNLEGAILKRCSVYGASVWEVKLDGAKQERLNTSDEGDRVRSQNTICVDNLKLASILHAINHEPLLYQLLKQHIEVDVVDVAAEVIKALVRGKQPSSEEIAELARSLELSEEELLEMCDRLFSEKTS from the coding sequence ATGGAATCTTCAGCGAAAGAGAACTTATTTCCAAAACTCATTAAAGAGATCCGAGACGAGATAGGGATAACCCAAAAGGAACTCGGTGAGTTGCTGGAGCCACCGATTCGCGCTCAATCAGTCGGACAGTGGGAGCGGGGAGAGAATGAACCCGATCGCAAGTATTGGCAACAGCTAGCTGCGCTACTTCAGATGGATGTGGAAGAGTTTTATATATACATTGGAACTGGAGTGCGGCACAAATCTTCACCAACCGAGAAGCTCATCGAGAAAATTCATAGCTTGCCCCTCTGGCAATTCAAGGAAGTGGCTCGCTTCATCAACGAGCGATTGATGAAGGTTGATGAAGACAAGTCGGCAATCAACTCCAAACACCTAGCTTTACTAAAGAAAGGAACGAAGGCTTGGAATCGGTGGCGGGAGAATAACCCCGATGTTCGCCCGGAACTATATGGCGTAGACATTAGCAGTCTTGGCAATATAGACCTTGAAGGAGTAGACCTCAGTAGTGCCGATCTCAGAGAGGCGAAACTTGAATGTGCGAATTTGATAGGTGCTGACCTGATCGGATGCAATCTGGAGAATGCCCAGCTTGAAAGTGCGAACCTCAGCCGTGCCGATTTGAGGAGTGCCAAACTCAAGAATGCCAACCTGAGTAACGCCTACTTAGTGTCTGCCGACCTTCAGGGAGCCAACCTTCAGGGGGCCAACCTCGAGTGGACTAGCCTTCAGAGGGCCAATCTCAAAAAAACCAACTCGAGCCAAGCCAACCTGAACGGGGCAGATCTCAGATGGGCAATACTCGATAATACCAACCTAGAAGGCGCGATTCTCAAACGATGCTCTGTTTATGGGGCTTCTGTTTGGGAAGTCAAACTCGATGGTGCCAAGCAGGAGCGGTTGAACACTTCCGATGAAGGAGATCGGGTTCGCTCTCAGAATACCATCTGCGTGGATAATCTCAAGCTCGCATCCATCCTTCATGCAATCAATCACGAACCGCTGCTGTATCAACTCTTGAAGCAACATATTGAAGTTGATGTAGTTGATGTAGCTGCCGAAGTTATTAAGGCGTTAGTTCGAGGAAAACAACCCTCTTCAGAAGAGATTGCCGAACTCGCTCGTTCTCTCGAGCTATCGGAAGAAGAGTTGCTGGAAATGTGCGATCGCCTATTTTCCGAAAAAACGTCGTAG
- a CDS encoding restriction endonuclease has protein sequence MMPLLTVDLLCQEAQLFARVESSHREPFLYGITDGKAVGTYVEHKFQAYLRTRYTFESGNSAKGIDFPGLNVDLKVTSNRQPQSSSPFKSARQKVYGLGYSLLIFVYDKTDDSLTNTSKLDILRVIFVTAERTADYQTTQGIRRLLENDANIDDLLAFFEERMLFLDDIQAEQLAEEILVNPPESGYLTISNALQWRLQYRRIIAEAGNVSGIIRVL, from the coding sequence ATGATGCCTTTATTAACCGTCGATCTTCTCTGTCAAGAAGCTCAACTTTTCGCTCGAGTCGAGTCCAGCCATCGCGAACCGTTCCTTTATGGCATTACTGACGGGAAAGCCGTGGGAACCTACGTCGAGCATAAGTTTCAAGCGTATTTGCGAACCCGCTACACTTTTGAGAGCGGGAATTCTGCGAAGGGCATTGATTTTCCAGGGTTGAATGTCGATTTGAAAGTGACAAGCAACCGGCAGCCTCAATCGTCTTCTCCCTTTAAATCGGCACGACAGAAAGTTTACGGTCTGGGATACTCCTTATTAATCTTTGTCTACGACAAAACCGACGATTCCCTAACGAATACGAGCAAACTCGACATTCTGCGCGTCATCTTCGTAACCGCAGAACGAACGGCAGACTATCAGACAACGCAAGGAATCCGGCGACTCTTGGAGAACGATGCTAACATAGATGACCTGCTGGCATTTTTTGAAGAGCGGATGCTTTTTCTTGATGATATTCAAGCCGAACAACTTGCCGAAGAAATTTTGGTCAATCCACCAGAGAGCGGCTATTTAACAATTTCCAATGCCTTGCAGTGGAGACTTCAGTATCGCCGCATCATTGCTGAAGCGGGTAACGTATCGGGAATCATTCGGGTGCTTTAA
- a CDS encoding SAM-dependent DNA methyltransferase: MECFPHVERGIGLELNAEYIERTNDKLYGKPYADRINVIHGDFFKLDWKSITCELPEPILVIGNPPWVTNSTLGILGSQNLPQKTNFQKLNGLDALTGKSNFDISEWMALRILDWFAIASGCVALLCKTAVARKVLQYACQKSLPVVRSRLYPIDAREYFEASVDAGLLVCELGEGQRNYDCSVYEGLDNSVCLSTFGTREGQSIANLDLFKRWQHLEGGKHYQWRSGIKHDCSKVMELHGQFPHLTNGLGETVEIESLHVFPLLKSSDLANARRQFRPRSVIVTQSRVGKDTQPIREEAPKTWAYLMQHQTLFEKRKSSIYKGKPCFSIFGVGDYAFAPWKVAISGLYKQLLFRAIAPREGKPVMLDDTCYFIPCNSEGEARFLSFLLNSQTAQQFFGAFIFWDAKRPITASLLNRLDLFKLASELGRGEAFGYYEAFGYYRDSETDFSFASYNENRVSNFSFIV, from the coding sequence ATGGAGTGTTTTCCCCATGTTGAAAGGGGGATTGGTTTGGAACTCAATGCTGAATACATCGAGCGAACGAACGACAAACTCTACGGCAAACCCTATGCAGACCGCATCAACGTCATTCATGGGGATTTTTTTAAGCTCGATTGGAAGAGCATTACTTGCGAGCTACCTGAACCAATACTCGTTATCGGCAATCCGCCTTGGGTCACAAATTCAACCCTTGGCATTTTGGGCAGTCAGAATCTTCCCCAAAAGACCAATTTTCAGAAGCTTAACGGTCTTGATGCGCTGACGGGAAAAAGCAACTTCGATATTTCGGAATGGATGGCGCTCCGAATCCTAGATTGGTTTGCGATCGCGTCGGGTTGTGTTGCTCTGTTGTGCAAAACGGCGGTAGCGCGCAAGGTTCTTCAGTATGCTTGCCAAAAGAGTTTGCCCGTCGTGCGATCGCGTCTATACCCGATTGATGCTCGGGAGTATTTTGAGGCTTCGGTGGATGCGGGGCTGTTGGTGTGCGAGTTGGGGGAAGGTCAAAGGAACTACGATTGCTCGGTCTACGAAGGGCTTGATAACTCGGTCTGTCTCTCGACCTTCGGCACTCGAGAAGGGCAATCGATCGCGAATCTAGACCTTTTCAAGCGGTGGCAGCATCTCGAAGGAGGAAAGCATTATCAATGGCGATCGGGTATCAAACACGATTGTTCCAAGGTGATGGAACTGCACGGTCAATTTCCACATCTCACCAATGGCTTGGGAGAAACCGTTGAAATTGAAAGTCTTCACGTTTTCCCCCTCCTCAAAAGTTCCGATCTAGCGAACGCCCGTCGCCAATTTCGCCCTCGTTCTGTCATTGTGACCCAAAGCCGAGTTGGGAAGGACACGCAACCGATTCGGGAGGAAGCTCCGAAAACCTGGGCTTACCTGATGCAACACCAGACGCTGTTTGAGAAGCGGAAAAGCTCGATTTACAAGGGAAAGCCTTGCTTTTCAATCTTTGGTGTAGGAGATTATGCTTTTGCTCCTTGGAAAGTTGCCATTTCGGGTCTCTACAAACAATTGTTGTTCCGCGCGATCGCGCCTAGAGAGGGAAAGCCCGTGATGCTGGACGATACGTGCTATTTTATTCCCTGTAACAGCGAAGGGGAAGCCCGTTTTCTCAGCTTTTTGCTCAATTCACAGACTGCCCAGCAGTTTTTCGGAGCTTTCATTTTTTGGGATGCCAAGCGACCGATTACTGCATCCCTTCTCAATCGTCTCGATTTGTTCAAACTTGCCTCGGAGTTGGGGAGAGGCGAAGCGTTTGGATATTATGAAGCGTTTGGATATTATCGGGACAGCGAGACTGATTTTTCTTTTGCGAGCTACAACGAGAATCGGGTTTCTAACTTTTCCTTCATTGTCTGA
- a CDS encoding AAA family ATPase, protein MTIASLSGGQGKTTTAFFLSRLLSASSKVLVVDADPQANLTFFLGHEVEANAPTLLEMITGTVEPLDSIYKLSVSNLFLVPADDGLTKAQDYLAASGMGAVVLRNRLQQVAQHFDYCIIDAPPTRSQIVMSAVGAADWLLIPAEALTKGVNSLVRTLELASHLDALGAFAGRVLGIVPFRDRWFGNSQSTKSAAAIKAIKEIAAESQTEVFPSILESERYKQALDEGILLSDFGYPNLELPFKRVIERL, encoded by the coding sequence ATGACTATTGCTTCCCTGTCCGGCGGTCAGGGAAAAACCACCACTGCATTTTTTTTGAGCCGTCTACTCTCCGCTTCGAGTAAAGTGCTAGTTGTCGATGCCGACCCTCAAGCTAACCTCACTTTCTTCTTAGGTCACGAGGTAGAAGCGAACGCTCCCACGCTTCTGGAGATGATTACCGGAACGGTCGAACCTCTCGATAGTATTTACAAGCTCTCTGTCTCGAATCTCTTCTTGGTTCCTGCTGATGACGGTCTGACGAAAGCTCAGGATTACTTAGCCGCCAGCGGAATGGGGGCTGTCGTTCTCCGCAATCGACTCCAGCAGGTGGCACAGCACTTTGACTACTGCATTATCGACGCGCCGCCGACGCGCTCTCAAATTGTGATGTCCGCTGTCGGTGCAGCAGATTGGCTCCTCATTCCCGCTGAGGCTTTGACCAAAGGAGTCAATTCTCTGGTGCGAACCTTGGAACTGGCGAGTCATTTAGACGCTCTTGGAGCCTTTGCGGGTCGAGTGCTTGGGATCGTTCCGTTTCGAGATCGCTGGTTCGGTAACTCTCAATCGACTAAGAGTGCTGCTGCTATCAAGGCTATTAAGGAAATCGCTGCTGAAAGCCAGACGGAGGTGTTTCCCTCAATTTTGGAGAGCGAGCGATACAAGCAAGCTCTCGATGAAGGAATTTTGTTGAGCGATTTTGGTTATCCCAATTTAGAACTTCCCTTTAAACGGGTAATCGAGCGACTTTGA